DNA sequence from the Candidatus Kaistella beijingensis genome:
CCCTCTAACTGTTGTGCAGCCCAACCGGAATAACCCGAAAAAACTTTGATGTCGTTCACGGAAATTCGTTGCTCAATGATGGCGGAAACTACATTTTCAATGTCTTCTGTCAGATAAAATTCATCGGTGATTTCTGAGTAATTTTCGGTAATCGGTCGTCCTTTGCAGATGAAGAAAATTTTGTCGTTTTCCACAGGTCCGCCTTCGTAAACATCTACTTTAAAGCCGAAAATATCGAGAAGACGCGAACTCATATTGTTGTTCTTCTTATTTAAAATAAGTCCGAAAGCACCGTTCTCATTATGATCAACCACCAAAACAACGGAGCGGGAAAATATGTCG
Encoded proteins:
- a CDS encoding YqgE/AlgH family protein; translated protein: MNYSYKGKILISTPDISGDIFSRSVVLVVDHNENGAFGLILNKKNNNMSSRLLDIFGFKVDVYEGGPVENDKIFFICKGRPITENYSEITDEFYLTEDIENVVSAIIEQRISVNDIKVFSGYSGWAAQQLEGEIRRKMWTVVDVYNLDYTTSSDQSLWKNIMQNLGGEFLLWANAPQDVSMN